The following coding sequences are from one Novosphingobium sp. Gsoil 351 window:
- the rpmF gene encoding 50S ribosomal protein L32 — protein MAVPKRKTSPSRRGMRRSHDALTVAAFHECSNCGELKRPHNLCNACGHYNGREIVAVGL, from the coding sequence ATGGCCGTCCCCAAAAGAAAAACCTCGCCCTCACGCCGGGGCATGCGCCGCAGCCACGATGCGCTGACGGTCGCCGCGTTCCACGAATGCAGCAACTGCGGCGAGCTCAAGCGGCCGCACAACCTGTGCAACGCCTGCGGGCACTACAACGGCCGCGAAATCGTCGCCGTCGGGCTCTGA
- the plsX gene encoding phosphate acyltransferase PlsX, with translation MSLPRIAVDAMGGDEGVRTMVEGAALARRRHDKFKFLLVGDEPAIKAALENHPNLRGASEILHAPDVVAGDEMPTKALRRAKTTSMGIAIDAVKRGDAGAAVSAGNTGALMAMSKLALRTLPGIDRPALAGLMPTLGEADVVMLDLGANTDCDTRNLVQFAIMGAAYSRIVTGLESPRVRLLNIGSEDMKGTGTLRDAATELKAAAGALALSFDGFIEADKINRGEVDVVVTDGFSGNIALKAIEGAARFVTDLLRNAFSSSIRSKVGFLISRPATELLRHHLDPNNHNGAVFLGLNGVVVKSHGSATAAGVANAVAVAARLLEENLTDRIHADLSRVGAETIRSSGRKSGQSPAAAPTDAAA, from the coding sequence ATGAGCCTGCCCCGGATCGCCGTAGATGCGATGGGCGGGGATGAAGGCGTGCGCACGATGGTGGAAGGCGCTGCGCTCGCCCGCCGCCGTCACGACAAGTTCAAGTTCCTGCTGGTCGGCGACGAGCCCGCGATCAAGGCCGCACTCGAGAATCACCCCAACCTGCGCGGCGCATCGGAAATCCTCCACGCGCCCGACGTGGTCGCGGGCGACGAGATGCCGACCAAGGCGCTGCGCCGGGCCAAGACCACCTCGATGGGCATCGCGATCGACGCGGTGAAGCGCGGCGATGCGGGGGCGGCGGTCTCGGCCGGCAACACCGGCGCGCTGATGGCAATGAGCAAGCTGGCGCTGCGCACGCTACCCGGGATCGATCGCCCCGCGCTGGCCGGGCTGATGCCGACGCTGGGCGAGGCCGACGTGGTCATGCTCGATCTGGGCGCCAACACCGATTGCGATACCCGCAACCTGGTCCAGTTCGCGATCATGGGCGCGGCCTATTCCCGGATTGTCACCGGGCTGGAAAGCCCCCGCGTCCGCCTGCTCAACATCGGCAGCGAAGACATGAAGGGTACCGGTACGCTGCGTGATGCGGCAACCGAGCTAAAGGCCGCGGCAGGCGCATTGGCGTTGAGCTTCGACGGGTTCATTGAGGCGGACAAGATCAATCGCGGCGAAGTCGACGTGGTGGTAACCGATGGGTTCTCGGGCAATATCGCGCTCAAAGCGATCGAGGGGGCGGCGCGGTTCGTCACCGATCTGCTGCGCAACGCGTTCTCCAGCTCGATCCGCTCTAAGGTCGGCTTCCTGATCTCGCGGCCGGCGACCGAGCTGCTGCGCCACCATCTCGATCCCAACAACCACAACGGCGCGGTGTTCCTGGGCCTCAACGGCGTGGTGGTGAAGAGCCACGGCAGCGCCACCGCGGCGGGCGTGGCCAACGCCGTCGCGGTCGCGGCGCGGTTGCTCGAGGAGAACCTGACCGACCGCATCCACGCCGACTTGTCGCGGGTGGGGGCGGAGACGATCAGGAGTTCCGGGCGCAAGTCCGGCCAGTCGCCCGCCGCCGCTCCCACGGACGCAGCCGCATGA
- a CDS encoding beta-ketoacyl-ACP synthase III, whose translation MTIRSVIKGSGSALPKRAVANAEMAQMVDTTDEWIVERTGIRNRHIAGEGETTATLAIEASRKALEAAGIDGADVGLIVLATATPDQTFPATATQVQHALGCNGGIAFDVAAVCSGFLYALSVADSMLKTGMAKTALVIGAETFSRILDWEDRTTCVLFGDGAGAVVLQAQDVDESDPNAPGIIATRLHADGKHNELLYVDGGPSTTGTVGKLRMRGKEVFRHAVTNLSDVLREVLADTGIQAADIDWVVPHQANARILDATARKLGLPEEKVIVTVDRHANTSAASVPLAYDTAVRDGRIKPGDLVMFEAMGGGFTWGASLARV comes from the coding sequence ATGACCATCCGTTCGGTGATCAAGGGCTCAGGCTCGGCGCTACCCAAGCGCGCGGTCGCCAACGCCGAGATGGCGCAGATGGTCGACACAACCGACGAATGGATCGTCGAGCGCACCGGCATCCGCAACCGTCACATCGCGGGCGAGGGCGAGACCACCGCAACGCTGGCGATCGAGGCATCGCGCAAGGCGCTGGAAGCCGCCGGGATCGATGGCGCGGATGTCGGCCTGATCGTGCTCGCCACGGCCACGCCCGACCAGACCTTTCCCGCCACCGCCACCCAGGTCCAGCACGCCTTGGGCTGCAACGGCGGGATTGCGTTCGATGTCGCGGCGGTCTGCTCGGGGTTTCTTTACGCGCTGAGCGTGGCCGACAGCATGCTCAAGACCGGCATGGCCAAGACCGCGCTGGTGATCGGCGCGGAGACCTTCAGCCGCATTCTCGACTGGGAGGACCGTACCACCTGCGTCCTGTTCGGCGACGGCGCGGGCGCGGTCGTGCTCCAGGCGCAGGATGTGGACGAAAGCGATCCCAACGCGCCGGGGATCATCGCCACGCGGCTCCATGCCGACGGCAAGCACAACGAATTGCTCTACGTCGATGGCGGCCCCTCGACCACCGGCACGGTCGGCAAGCTGCGGATGCGTGGCAAGGAAGTGTTCCGCCACGCGGTGACCAACCTCTCCGACGTACTGCGCGAGGTATTGGCCGATACCGGGATCCAAGCCGCCGACATCGATTGGGTGGTGCCCCACCAGGCCAACGCCCGCATCCTCGACGCCACCGCACGCAAGCTCGGATTGCCCGAGGAAAAGGTCATCGTCACGGTCGATCGCCACGCCAACACCTCGGCCGCCTCGGTCCCGCTGGCCTACGACACCGCGGTTCGCGACGGGCGGATCAAGCCCGGCGACCTCGTGATGTTCGAGGCGATGGGCGGTGGATTCACCTGGGGCGCTAGCCTGGCGCGGGTGTGA
- a CDS encoding integration host factor subunit alpha, with protein sequence MDCHRCRFGYAPTRANGVAVNQGEVARMRSVGTLTRADLAEALNRRVGLSRADALDMVEAILRHMCEALSNGENVKISGFGTFILRDKAQRVGRNPKTGVEVPITPRRVLTFRASQMLKDRICASG encoded by the coding sequence TTGGATTGCCATCGTTGCAGATTCGGTTATGCTCCGACTCGGGCTAACGGGGTCGCTGTTAACCAGGGGGAGGTAGCAAGGATGCGGTCCGTCGGAACATTGACTCGCGCCGATCTGGCGGAGGCGCTCAACCGCCGTGTTGGCCTGTCCCGCGCCGACGCGCTCGACATGGTCGAGGCGATCCTGCGCCACATGTGCGAGGCGCTCTCGAATGGCGAGAACGTCAAGATCTCGGGCTTCGGCACCTTCATCCTGCGCGACAAGGCGCAGCGCGTCGGGCGCAATCCCAAGACCGGGGTCGAAGTCCCGATCACCCCGCGCCGCGTGCTCACCTTCCGCGCCAGCCAGATGCTCAAGGACCGCATCTGCGCCTCTGGATGA
- a CDS encoding MerR family transcriptional regulator, whose product MSEQTPFPFADGKDPEAFRTIGEVAQVLGVKQHVLRYWEEQFPMLKPLTRAGGRRYYRPSDVALIAEIDRLLHHEGFTIRGARQALSGKGAKVAPASVAQGSGEEPAQSGGGPLAVDTAARLRSVRDELSRALQNG is encoded by the coding sequence ATGAGCGAGCAGACGCCTTTTCCCTTCGCCGACGGCAAGGACCCCGAAGCCTTCCGCACGATCGGCGAGGTTGCGCAAGTCCTCGGCGTAAAGCAGCATGTGCTGCGCTATTGGGAAGAACAGTTTCCGATGCTCAAGCCGCTCACCCGCGCGGGCGGGCGGCGGTACTATCGTCCCAGCGACGTCGCCCTGATCGCGGAGATCGACCGGCTGCTGCACCACGAAGGGTTCACCATCCGCGGCGCGCGGCAGGCGCTCAGCGGGAAGGGGGCGAAGGTCGCTCCGGCATCAGTGGCTCAGGGTTCAGGCGAGGAGCCGGCGCAGTCAGGCGGCGGGCCGCTGGCGGTCGACACGGCTGCGCGGTTGCGGTCGGTCCGCGACGAACTATCGCGCGCACTGCAAAACGGCTGA
- the accC gene encoding acetyl-CoA carboxylase biotin carboxylase subunit codes for MPIKRLLIANRGEIALRIHRAAHEMGIETVAVHSTADADAMHVRLADHAVCIGPPAAKDSYLNVAAIISAAEISHADAIHPGYGFLSENAQFAEIVEAHNITWIGPKPEHIRTMGDKVEAKRTAGKLGLPLVPGSDGAVSDITEAANIASEIGYPVIIKAASGGGGRGMKVCEGPDQLETLIKQAGNEAKAAFGDDTVYLEKYLGNPRHIEFQVFGDGNGNAIHLGERDCSLQRRHQKVLEEAPSPVIGAAERERMGGIVAKAMADMAYRGAGTVEFLWEGGEFYFIEMNTRLQVEHPVTEAITGVDLVREQIRIAEGKPLSVRQEDIEFHGHAIECRINAEDPFTFAPSPGLVTSYHAAGGMHVRVDSGLYAGYRIPPYYDSMIAKLIVYGRTREGCIMRLRRALEEMVVEGVKTSIPLHRRLLNEPDILNGDYSIKWLEEWLAREAAEKP; via the coding sequence ATGCCGATCAAGCGCCTGCTCATCGCCAACCGCGGCGAAATCGCGCTGCGCATCCACCGTGCCGCGCACGAGATGGGGATCGAGACGGTCGCGGTGCATTCGACCGCCGATGCCGACGCGATGCACGTCCGCCTCGCCGATCACGCGGTCTGCATCGGCCCGCCCGCGGCAAAGGACAGCTATCTCAACGTCGCCGCGATCATCTCGGCGGCGGAAATCAGCCATGCCGACGCGATCCATCCGGGCTACGGCTTCCTCAGCGAGAATGCCCAGTTCGCCGAGATCGTCGAAGCGCACAACATCACCTGGATCGGCCCGAAACCCGAGCATATCCGCACGATGGGCGACAAGGTCGAGGCCAAGCGCACCGCGGGCAAATTGGGCCTGCCGCTGGTGCCGGGTTCCGACGGGGCGGTCTCGGACATCACCGAAGCCGCGAACATCGCGAGCGAAATCGGCTATCCGGTGATCATCAAGGCCGCGTCGGGCGGCGGTGGCCGGGGGATGAAGGTCTGCGAAGGCCCCGACCAGCTCGAAACCCTGATCAAGCAGGCCGGCAACGAGGCCAAGGCCGCGTTCGGCGACGACACCGTCTATCTCGAGAAATACCTCGGCAATCCGCGCCACATCGAATTCCAGGTATTCGGCGACGGCAACGGCAACGCGATCCACCTGGGCGAGCGCGACTGCTCGCTCCAGCGGCGCCACCAGAAAGTGCTCGAGGAAGCCCCCTCTCCGGTGATCGGCGCCGCCGAGCGCGAGCGGATGGGGGGAATCGTGGCGAAAGCGATGGCCGACATGGCTTATCGCGGCGCGGGGACGGTCGAATTCCTTTGGGAAGGGGGCGAATTCTACTTCATCGAGATGAACACCCGGCTCCAGGTCGAGCACCCGGTGACCGAGGCGATCACCGGGGTCGATCTCGTCCGCGAACAGATCCGCATCGCCGAGGGCAAACCGCTGTCGGTGCGCCAGGAAGACATCGAGTTCCACGGACACGCGATCGAGTGCCGGATCAACGCCGAAGACCCGTTCACCTTCGCCCCCTCGCCCGGGCTCGTGACGAGCTACCACGCCGCCGGCGGCATGCACGTTCGCGTCGATAGCGGACTCTACGCCGGCTACCGCATCCCGCCGTACTACGATTCGATGATCGCCAAACTGATCGTCTATGGCCGGACGCGCGAAGGCTGCATCATGCGGCTGCGGCGCGCGCTGGAGGAGATGGTGGTGGAAGGCGTCAAGACCTCGATCCCGCTCCACCGGCGCCTGCTGAACGAGCCGGACATCCTCAACGGCGACTATTCGATCAAGTGGCTGGAGGAATGGCTGGCGCGGGAGGCAGCCGAGAAGCCTTGA
- the accB gene encoding acetyl-CoA carboxylase biotin carboxyl carrier protein, with protein MGDDKHSRDAAMAIDTALVRELAELLAETGLTEIEVEDGDRKIKVSRAAPVAAAQTHYAAPAPAPAAAPAAPAQAPAAPAAPDHTNAVKSPMVGTVYLSAEPGSDPFVSVGQTIKEGDTLVIVEAMKVMNPIIAPASGTVKAILVENAQPVEYDQPLVVIA; from the coding sequence ATGGGCGACGACAAGCACAGCCGCGACGCGGCGATGGCGATCGATACCGCGCTGGTGCGCGAATTGGCCGAATTGCTGGCCGAAACCGGCCTGACCGAGATCGAGGTCGAGGACGGCGACCGCAAGATCAAGGTCTCGCGGGCCGCGCCCGTCGCTGCCGCGCAAACGCATTACGCGGCTCCGGCTCCTGCACCGGCGGCGGCACCTGCCGCGCCGGCCCAGGCACCCGCTGCGCCCGCCGCGCCCGATCACACCAACGCGGTCAAATCGCCGATGGTGGGGACGGTCTATCTCTCCGCCGAACCGGGCAGCGATCCGTTCGTTAGCGTCGGACAGACGATCAAGGAGGGCGATACGCTGGTCATCGTCGAGGCGATGAAGGTGATGAACCCGATCATCGCGCCCGCCTCGGGGACGGTCAAGGCGATCCTGGTCGAGAACGCCCAGCCGGTGGAATACGACCAGCCGCTGGTCGTGATCGCCTAG
- the aroQ gene encoding type II 3-dehydroquinate dehydratase, giving the protein MPAPDLPAVFVLNGPNLNLLGTREPDIYGSDTLDDIAGRLEDRARELDLAIDMRQSNHEGHLVDWLHEAQASGAKAVLLNAGAFTHTSVALHDAIKAIRTPVIEVHLSNPHAREAFRHKSYVGMAARGTIAGFGAESYLLALEAAAGL; this is encoded by the coding sequence ATGCCCGCCCCTGACCTTCCCGCCGTCTTCGTCCTCAACGGCCCCAACCTCAACTTGCTCGGCACCCGCGAGCCGGACATCTACGGCAGCGATACGCTCGACGATATCGCCGGTCGGCTCGAGGATCGCGCCCGCGAACTCGATCTGGCGATCGACATGCGCCAGTCGAACCACGAAGGCCATCTGGTCGACTGGCTGCACGAGGCGCAGGCGAGCGGGGCCAAGGCGGTGCTGCTCAACGCCGGGGCGTTCACTCACACCAGCGTCGCGCTCCACGACGCGATCAAGGCGATCCGGACGCCGGTGATCGAAGTCCATCTCTCGAACCCTCACGCGCGCGAGGCCTTCCGCCACAAGAGCTACGTCGGGATGGCCGCCAGGGGCACGATCGCCGGTTTCGGTGCCGAGAGCTATCTGCTTGCGCTGGAAGCGGCAGCGGGGTTGTAA